Part of the Drosophila kikkawai strain 14028-0561.14 chromosome 3L, DkikHiC1v2, whole genome shotgun sequence genome is shown below.
tctgcatactaaatttacaattttaaaaaattaacattttggccaattttttaaaattttaatgatgtaaccccttatcaaattttgaaaaaatggcttcaaaatttttttctttgggacatggcttaaacgattctgcttttgatgctgatcaagaatatatatgatttatagggtcggaaacgactccttcactaaaaaatatacattttaaatgcaaattttaacatattctcaaaaaacttaacaaataaattgtaCCCATATTTCCCTCTCTTCTCATAAAATAAGtaactacaaataaattatctCAATATTTCCCTTGGTTAATTATGAGCAATTTTCAGACTGTAACAAATGCGATTTGTGGAGCCTGAACTCCCGACCAGAAGCCCCCTAACTGCAATGGTTCGGATGCGTAATTCAATTTGGCACAGCCCGGCGGCATTGTGGCACCTCCAAGCCATGACTCCCACTGAGTCATCCTTCCCTAGGTTCCCCACACCCCCCCACCTTCCAGCACCTAGCATGTGGGTGTAAACATATATCAACCATATCAACGGTGTGTGTGTTATAGACACCCCAAGTACCAGCCAGGACAGTCGAGGAGAATGACATCATTTGGTTTGATTGCTGGTCGCTGCCGTGAgacgaaaacaacaacaaggaatGGAATTTGTTATTTCGACTTGGCCCCGGGAAAACTGCATTACTCATCCATCCCCTGCGAAGATCCAGGGACTGTAAAATCTGACAAAATTGTCGGTGGCTCTTGGCCAGCGGCCAAGTGTAACAACAGACAGGGAAGTAAGTGCAAGGGAATCTGAGTGACGTTGGATCATGTGAAGCGTCAAAACAATTACCTACACAGGGAGCTACAAATGGttatcaaaaacaaatatttatttattttatttatttatacaacaaATCTGAGAGGAAAAcaacatataatatattactTTGTCTTAGATAGGGTTCATGGTCGAAAATAACTTGGCTAATTTCCAGCTTTAGTCTAGAATTAGCGAGAATTGAGTGACTGGCGCATATTCATTCATAAGATACATATATTAAGTACtaaatttagaatattttaagcaatttaAGATTAATCTCTGATAAGAGGATTCAATAAATGTGGAGAGAACATCTTTGGGAATCTTTGCAAAGAACGCTGGAAGtcccttaaaaaaattctacaaaatCCTGCTATAGGCTTCCCTCAAACAAAAGGCgacaaatttaatttccaacTCGGTTTTCCCAttttggcagcagcagcacaactTGAAGCTAACAAAAGCGTCGTCGCCACccgaaaggcaaacaaaacacGAAAACGTAACGAAAAAGGCGAAAAACTCACCCTCCTTGGCATGTAGGAAAAGTGGtgggaaaaagggaaaacccTACGCAACATGTTCTATGTTCGGCGGGGAAAACAACCAGGGGAGTGAGCTGGGGGGGGAGACTGAATGAaactggagcagcagcagcagcagcagcagcagcggcaccaGCGAAGGGCAAACAGAGAGAAAGGCAAGcaaatttgcaattgcagACAAAGGAAAGAAAAAGTTTTTGGGGATGGGTCATAGGCATAGGCCAATAGCCAATATCAAGAGCGCGACGCTGGGACAGCTAGAGGGGATTAAGATCGGGGTCGGGGCTCGGGATCGGGGCAACCAGTTGGTGCCAAGGGCGAAGCTGCTAAGGGAATGGACCTGGTTGTGGGCGCTCGCTTGTAACAATTGACAATGCGGCGTATGCGCGATGGATGCCCAGCTGATGATGATACAATGGAACACTGACACAGTGAACGAgtttcccacacacacagacacatacacacacatatatacacTCTCGTAATTGCACCCGCACACTGAGAAACACTCGGAAAAACTTTCCTTTGAACAGGCTTTCGGCCCTGTCTGTGTGTATATTTCATGGATACACAATTTATGTTGGCCAATTTCTCGCCTCTGTTTGTATACAGAATTTCTTTGATtaattacacacacacactacacacacGTTGCTGACTTACCCTAGATTATGGCATTAATTTCTGGAATTACCAAACTTCAAAAACGttttttccttaaatatttaaatgaactGCAAGATTTTcgtttttctgtttgtttaacttgaatttgtttatgcCAAAAATTTGCGCTCTAGGCTCTCCTCCGCATTGAGATATATAGACAAGACAGACTGGGATATATGGCTATCGCGTGAGATCCGATCCGAGAGTTTTGCGCGCCTCTTGCCAAACGGAATTGGGGAAGGCAGCCAAACGACAACGTCTCCGCTCGAGAGCCGAAAAGCgtatatacaacaaaatatttcgAGCGGAGAGCACACAGTGCCAAATgaaaagccaacaacaaaaacacacacacacacaaacgagACAGCAGGAAAACATACCAAATTTCCCGGGCTGGCGTTGCCACCGTACAGGTCCATGGCCAGGCTCTAGTTAAGCTTTATAACCCTCTCCTTGTTCCTAGTTTTCCCTCGTACTTTTATTCAGAATTTAATCGTGAAAACTTTGTACTGAAGCTACGAAAATGGTAGCAAATATTGTGTGAAATATATCTAATATATCTCCGAGTGTTGAGTGGAAAACACCAGCTGTCTGGCAACTTTTCACTCCGCTCCAAACGGGGAAAATTCTCAGCAGCTTTTCCTTTACGCGCGACATGCGCAGTGGTTGACGGAGAACGACCTACAGGTCGTATGAGCGCACAGGCAGACGCAACATTTTCGAGCGTGTGATAACACACATCCGACGAGGGCGCCCTCGTCCGGACTTTCCCTTTCCGGAGACTCCCGACTCCCGATTCCCGAGAGCGATGGCAGCGAGAGTGCGTGGGCCATTTAGGGAGGCCCAATTCCGTTTCGAATTCGTATTCGGATTTGGGCCCTACACAACGGAGCGCTGCATTGAGGGAGGTAGGAAATTTATGGCTGTTATCATCACTTGGCCAGGGCCAGGGCAGCGAGAGGCGGCCACAAATATCGGGCAACGCGAACTGCCGGAAACTAGGTCAAATCCCAACTAGCTGAGCGATTGGAATtttgtttgagttttttttcgggggaaTTTTATGGGGGAAAACAAGAAGAGAAATTTCTAATTGCTTTCACACGGCGGGTTATTGGATATTGAAGAAAATTAACGTTTAAACTATCACACTAATAGTTTAgtaaatatacttttaaaaaatgtgtattagagaacttaaatattattaagagatttattaatattttttatggcccTTCAGTATgtagatttattaattattaattttcgaattgaaattaacaaatttttatacccttgcagggtattataatttcagtcagaagtttgcaacgcattgaaggagtcatttccgaccccataaagcatatatattcttgatcaggattaacaggcgcatctttctggccaagtccggaagaaaaaaaatgttgatcaattttttcaaaattttataaggggttacatcataaaattctcaaaatttgataaaagtttcaatttctaactaagtatgcagatttgtaaaccttataaaaactaagataacgccgctttccgaatgcaaattaaggcatttttgacagagttatgccttttttagtttttaaatttctgtttttctcatttcaattacagactttccatcgtcattgccatcgccatcgctcctAGTCATCAGTACCACCCACCCCGGACAAGAACCTAGGGAAAGGACCAACGACACACCCAAAAGGATGGTGGATAAGGGATGGGAATGGAGGAACAGGGATCAGGAATCAGGGATAAGGAGAGAGCACCGCCAGTCAGGTCTGCCGGctacttttacaacaacagcaacgaacacaacaagcaacattttaatttcaaaatactttattttatgttatattaatgaacctaaataaaaacaatgaaatacattatttaatattattttgttttattttattttttctatataagaACAATGAAATGAGCATCTAGTGAGATggctataatttataaaaaaccctcataagtgtattttaattattttcttagttttattCCCGCTTTAAAAGGCGTTTTCataattattcttttattttcctggTTCAcatcaaaaagtaaaaaaaaattgatacttttaggcatttttaaatattatttggtcatttttgcggcatcttttgggctgaatttttaagtctttgataaaaatataaagtaaggtATACTTTTGGGCGGGGATGAATGCAGGTCCACGTATTTTTCTTGGCATCTTTTGCGCTAAATTTTTAAGtctttgattaaaatataaagtaaggcatacttttgggcgggGATGAATGCAACTCCacttttacagtttgacaaaatagctagatgagcatcactggcagttagtgagatgcctataatttataaaaaaccctcataactcggccaaaaacgcatgaaattcaatttggaaagctgttctgagttgccttttctaagcttaacaaaactgcatactaggttttgaatttcatgcatttttggccgagttgtgtttttcacatttttatatgtaagtattttagcaaaactgagtatgcagttttgttaagcttagaaagggcaactcagaccAGCTTTcagaattcaatttcatgcgtttttggccgagttatgagggtttttctcattttttgttgatattttttataaattataggtaagtattttagcaaaactgagtatgcagttttgttaagcttagaaagggcaactcagaacagttttccgaattgaatttcatgcgtttttggccgagttatgagctatatagcaaaatagctagatgagcatcactgacagttagtgagatACCATTTTGTCTCATTAATGCAAAGTAGCTAGATGATCATCattggcagttagtgagatgccattttctcccaataatgcaaaatagctagatgagcatcactgacagctAGTGACATGCAATTTtctaccaataatgcaaagaaatagctagatgagcatcactgatgcacatgagcatcactgccattaagaaAGACTTTATTGCCcccaatattgaaatatagcctgatgagcatcactgatggaagtgagcatcactgatggaagtgagcatcactgatggaagtgagcatcactgatggaagtgagcatcactgatggaagtgagcatcactgatggaagtgagcatcactgatggaagtgagcatcactgatggaagtgagcatcactgatggaagtgagcatcactaatggaagtgagcatcactgatggaagtgagcatcactgatggaagtgagcatcactgatggaagtgagcatcactgatggaagtgagcaaaacttttcattcaaattggccgctttccaaactgaggtaacaggcgaacagaaaccagcagcaagcaactgaaaactggtataaactgttataaaaacttttgggcaaaaataataattggtataaacttatatattttattttatgcatttatacctatttgttgccgacaacaacagcttgatggcaacaacaacctttttacaacaacatccctacgacagcccatccaaatttccgaacatttccatgcaaattgcccgtttcccaaactgggctaacaggcgaacagaaatcagcagcaagcaactgaaaactggtataaactgttataaaaagtccaagttccaaaccatttaggagccggcgcaagttagcggagactcaaaccttttatatttatacctatttgttgccgacaacaacagcttatggcaacagcaacctttttacaacaacatccctacagcagcccatccaaatttccgaacatttccatgcaaattgcacgTTTTCCAAACTGGgctaacaggcgaacagaaatcagcagcaagcaactgaaaactggtataaactgttataaaaagtccaagtttcgaaccattgatcttggagtaagcgaagactcaaaccagatgtgaccatattgtacattttttggctaaaatgttgcttaaatgcacctgggcacactgaaactgactttgcatcagtgatgctcatctatctatttcgtcccaataaagaaatatagctagatgagcatcactgccattaagcctgccttttaattgcaaaattaaaaccttttcttatgaaataaataaatacaataccccccatcttaaaaaaataaagtatagtatttcattttttttttttctgaaaaaaaagtaagtctaaaatttttattggtttttagtgacttttttccattttgaattttttcttCAAGATACATCGGGGCGTGTAGCGCAGGTTCCGAGTGTGTGTGACGGTTGGGTATTGTTGTCTTGTCTAGGGGGATGATACGGCAAATTTGTTTACGCCTTGGGACTCCGGCTGGCCACAAACCGGACGTGGTTCGGCTGGTCGCAGCCGGACTCTCGGAGAGGTAAATGTAACAACAGGAGGATAATGTGTCCAAGTCATGGCTTCCTAACTTCCTAACTTCCGATCGGGGCGCTGGTCTGCTCCGATCCGTTTAGCCGCTTGATGGCTATCTTGGCCACGCCCTTGGTGCACTCCGCGGAGCCTCCCATAAGGACGAGGAAGAGGCCGTTGTTGGCCACCGTGTTCCACAGCCGGTCTATGATCCTGTCCAGCTTGGCTGCATTCCGTTCGGCGCTCTCCATTACAAAGTCCTGCTCGGGCACGCGCAGATTGGCAATGGTCAGGGCGTTCTCCAGGGCTATCTCGTTGACCTTGCGCACCGCCTCCTTGGGCGTGGCCACCTCGTGAATACGCACCGCCTTGCTATGATCCTTGGGCGAGGCCTCGTCCGCCCGCTGGATGACCTCCTTGAGACTCGGCTTCAGATCTCCCACCGTCACGATGGCCGTCCGCTTGTCCCGCTTGGCGACGTGGGCGAAGAGGTTATTGCTGATGGTGTCGCCACTGCAGGCGTTGGCCAGCTCCTGCAGGCGCTTCTGTTGCGTAAGGATCTCGTCGCCGAACTCTATGCTGTTGGCCAGCTTCATCTTGACGAGCTTCAAGGTGGCCCGCGAATCCTCGATGGAGTCATGGCCCTCATCGTTGTCCTGGATCGTCTCCTTGAGAAAGGTCTGGGCCAGGTGCTTCAGCTTGCTCTTGCGCCGCCGCACGCCGGAGATGTTGAAGCACACGCTGGTGTCGATCACATACGGATGCATCATCCGCATGGCGTTCAGATCCGAGTTGAGCGACTGGCCCACCAGGATGGCGTCCGGGGGCAGCAGCGCCGACACCTCTTTCTGCACTTCCTTCAGCCGCTTCGTCACCTGCTTCATGATGTCCTCCGTGATGCCCGAGTACTGGGTGAGGTAGTCGGAGATGCGGTTGTCGGGCATCACCAGCGTCTCGTACACCGTCTGGTACTGTTCGTCCACGATGGAGATGCGGGTCAGCTCGTTGATGCCCACCACCGTCCTGCACATCTCGCAGTCCACGCCAAACATGGGACTGCGGTTGGTCACCGGTTCGTACTTTTTCTTGGTGAACCTGAAGGTGCTGAAGCGAGTGTGCAGCTCCCCGGAGAGGGGGATCGGGTAGCCCTCGTCGACCATCTGCAAGGCGGAGAGCAGGAGCTTGGTGCGCGGAAACTTGTCATCCGGATGGAGGTCTGTGAGGGAGTCCTTCACCTTGGAGCCCTCGATGGGAAAGATGTTCTTGACGAACAGCGTGGGATCTTTGTTCAGCTCCACGGCCGACTCTAGGGAGCCGTGCTCGTCGATCAGCTGCTTGGCTTGGATATTGGTGAGGGGAATCTTGGGGAGAAACAGGATTAGAGATTAGATTAGAATCTTTCTATAAATAGAACTATAAAAGTCAATTACCTTTGCAATCTCGTCGATGATCTGACCCTCGTCCTGCGGCGGCAACAGCATCTCCAGCTTGGTGTTGAATATCCGATTGGTGGCCTCGAACTGGCTCTCGTTGGACAGGTAGTGGTACAGGGACAGGCCCTCCAGTATCACCACCACGCTGTGCGACAGGCTGagccacttctcgacgctGCACCACCGATCCGGCCGGCAGGGGCTCTTCTGGCCGATGAGCGCCGACATCAGCAGGTGCTGGATGTCGGTGAGGAAGATGGGCGTGCGCGCATGCTGGGGCGTCTCCAGGGAGGCGCGCTGTCCCATCTCCCTCAGCCGCAGGCCCGGCACGTCCTCCAGCTGCCGCTTGCGACGACGCAGCTCCACGGCCAGTGTTTTGTACTGCTCCTGGCTGAGGATACAGATCTCCTCCGCCGGCAGGCTGTCGCCACCGGCCGCCATATCCTCGCGACTTCGCTTGGCCGTCGGCTCCTCAGGGTCTCCACTTTTGAGGGCCGCCGCCTCCTTTTCCACACTATTTCGGATTGTATGGCGATTGCGGTGCTTCCGCTTGCTGGAAACTGTGACAAatccgtcgtcgtcgtcgttctTGCTCTGCTCCATCGGCGCGTTGGCCTCGTCCTTAGTCGCATCCGCGGCGTCACGTTTTTTGGCCATCTCGGCCTCGTGCAGGCGGTCGCGGTCGTTTAGCTCCATTATATTGGCCAGCGCCGccagcttcttcttcttcttctcgtTCCGCTCGTGCTGCTTGGCCGACAGCTGTTCCTTCATCCTCGTGCGCTTTCCGTGCAAGCTGCAGGCGAGAAAGGCAGAAAATCCAGGTGAATTCGTTCAAAACGgcaggtaaacaaaaaaaacaaaaacgtgGTGTGTTGTAGAGGTGTGAGAACTTCGATAGGAAATCGATAAAGACGACAGTCAAAAATAGCTTCTTTTGTTTAGAATAGGTTGGCAGCACTGATGGTTGGGAACTCTGCTTAATAATCGATAAGTCGATAGTTGCACTTCCTATTTTTGTAGTATAGTTGTCTCGCTCTAAATTTAATTGGCCAATAGCGAAAGGGGAATGAAATTTTACT
Proteins encoded:
- the Rexo5 gene encoding uncharacterized protein Rexo5 — translated: MMWTRLGLRSITRSQSLHGKRTRMKEQLSAKQHERNEKKKKKLAALANIMELNDRDRLHEAEMAKKRDAADATKDEANAPMEQSKNDDDDGFVTVSSKRKHRNRHTIRNSVEKEAAALKSGDPEEPTAKRSREDMAAGGDSLPAEEICILSQEQYKTLAVELRRRKRQLEDVPGLRLREMGQRASLETPQHARTPIFLTDIQHLLMSALIGQKSPCRPDRWCSVEKWLSLSHSVVVILEGLSLYHYLSNESQFEATNRIFNTKLEMLLPPQDEGQIIDEIAKIPLTNIQAKQLIDEHGSLESAVELNKDPTLFVKNIFPIEGSKVKDSLTDLHPDDKFPRTKLLLSALQMVDEGYPIPLSGELHTRFSTFRFTKKKYEPVTNRSPMFGVDCEMCRTVVGINELTRISIVDEQYQTVYETLVMPDNRISDYLTQYSGITEDIMKQVTKRLKEVQKEVSALLPPDAILVGQSLNSDLNAMRMMHPYVIDTSVCFNISGVRRRKSKLKHLAQTFLKETIQDNDEGHDSIEDSRATLKLVKMKLANSIEFGDEILTQQKRLQELANACSGDTISNNLFAHVAKRDKRTAIVTVGDLKPSLKEVIQRADEASPKDHSKAVRIHEVATPKEAVRKVNEIALENALTIANLRVPEQDFVMESAERNAAKLDRIIDRLWNTVANNGLFLVLMGGSAECTKGVAKIAIKRLNGSEQTSAPIGS